GTCTTGGGCCACGCTCGGCTCAAGGAAGCCCCGCTTCACCACCAGGGCCTCGGGGTTCAGGTTCTTGAGGAACTCCCCGCCCTCTTCGGGATCCTCGGTGAGGAAGAGGCGGCCGTAGAGCCGGAACTCCACGGGGAGGGCGTGCCGTGCGGAGACCCAGTGGATCACCCCCTTGGGCTTCATCCCGTCCTCGGGGTTTGCCCCCAAGGTGCCCGGGACCACCCGGGCCTTGAGGAGCTTGACCTCTCCTCCCTCCTCCACCACGTCCTCCAGCTCAATGACGTAGGCGTGCCGGAGGCGCACCCGCTGGCCCGGGGCAAAGCGCTTCCAGCCCTTGGGGGGATTGAGGCTGAAGTCGGTGCGCTCTATGTAGATCTCCCCGGAAAAGGGGAGGGGGCGGCTCCCCGCCTTGGGGATGTCCCGGGGCCAGTAGGGGGCCTCTATCCACTCCTCTCCCTCGTAGTTGGTGAGGCGCACCTTCAGGGGGTCCACCACGCCTAAGACCCTGGGGGCGATGGGGTTCAGGTCGTCCCGGATGACCTCCTCGAGGAGGTCCATGGGAATCCGGGCCTCGTTGCGGGAGATCCCGGTCTTGCGCACGAACTCCACGATGGCCTGGGGCCTCACCCCCCTCCGCCTCAGGGCGCGCAGGGTGGGGAGCCTGGGGTCGTCCCAGCCCGAGACCAAGCCCCCTTCCACCAGCTGGATGAGCTTCCTTTTGGAAAGCACGGTGTGGGTAAGGTCCAACCGGGCGAACTCGTACTGGTGGGGCCTTGGGGCCTCGGGGAAACCGCACTTGCCCCTGACGTTCTCAATGACCCAGTCGTAGATGGCCCGGTTGTTCTCAAACTCCAGGGTGCAGAGGGAGTGGGAGATGCCCTCAATGAAGTCCTCGAGGGGGTGGGCGTAGTCGTACATGGGGTAGACCACCCACCGGTTCCCGGCGTGGTAGTGGGAGGCGTGGACGATGCGGTAGAGGACGGGGTCCCGGAGCTTGAAGTTGGGGTGGGCTGGGTCTATCTTGGCCCGGAGGACCCGGCTACCCGTGGGGAACTCCCCTCGGGCCATCCGCTGGAAAAGATCCAGGTTCTCCTCCACGCTGCGCTCCCGATAGGGGCTCGGCTTTCCTTCGGCCCTTAGGGCGCTCATCTCCTCCTCGGGGAGGTCGTCCACGTAGGCCTTCCCCTCCTCAATGAGGAGGAGGGCGCAGGCGTACATCCGGTCAAAGTAGTCCGAGGCGTAGAAGACGCCGTCCGGGACGAAACCGAGCCAGCGCACGTCCTCCTCAATGGCGCGGGCGTACTCCTCCTTTTCCGTTTCGGGGTTGGTGTCGTCCATGCGGAGGTAGCACTCCCCGCCATAGTCCTGGGCCAGGCCGAAGTTCAAAACGATGCTCCGGGCGTGGCCGATGTGGAGGTAGCCGTTGGGCTCGGGGGGGAAGCGGGTGCGGAGCTTCGCGTACTTTCCCTCCCGGAGGTCCCTTTCCACGATCTCGGTGATGAAGCAGGGTGGCACAAGGCCCATAAGAAAAGTGTACCCCCCCACCGGCCCAAAGCTACGTCCCAAGGCGGAGGGCCTTGCCCGCCACGAGGAGGTAGACCTCGGCCTTTTCGGCGAAGAGGGCGTTTACCCGGCCCAGGAGGTCCCGGTAGCGGCGGGCCAGGGGATGGGCGGGGACGATGCCCATGCCCACCTCGTTGCTTACGGCGATGACCCGCTTGCCGCTTTCCCCCACCGCCCCTAGGAACCGCCTCGCCTCCTCCAGGGGGTCCAGTCCCCTCTCCAGGAGGTTCGCCACCCACAGGGTCAGGCAGTCCACCACCACCGTGGGGTAGCGGGCCCGCGCCAAGGCTCCCACGAGGT
Above is a genomic segment from Thermus islandicus DSM 21543 containing:
- a CDS encoding glutamine--tRNA ligase/YqeY domain fusion protein, whose product is MGLVPPCFITEIVERDLREGKYAKLRTRFPPEPNGYLHIGHARSIVLNFGLAQDYGGECYLRMDDTNPETEKEEYARAIEEDVRWLGFVPDGVFYASDYFDRMYACALLLIEEGKAYVDDLPEEEMSALRAEGKPSPYRERSVEENLDLFQRMARGEFPTGSRVLRAKIDPAHPNFKLRDPVLYRIVHASHYHAGNRWVVYPMYDYAHPLEDFIEGISHSLCTLEFENNRAIYDWVIENVRGKCGFPEAPRPHQYEFARLDLTHTVLSKRKLIQLVEGGLVSGWDDPRLPTLRALRRRGVRPQAIVEFVRKTGISRNEARIPMDLLEEVIRDDLNPIAPRVLGVVDPLKVRLTNYEGEEWIEAPYWPRDIPKAGSRPLPFSGEIYIERTDFSLNPPKGWKRFAPGQRVRLRHAYVIELEDVVEEGGEVKLLKARVVPGTLGANPEDGMKPKGVIHWVSARHALPVEFRLYGRLFLTEDPEEGGEFLKNLNPEALVVKRGFLEPSVAQDPEDTRYQLERLGYFWRDPVDSRPSALVMNRIVPLKEGYRA